In Helianthus annuus cultivar XRQ/B chromosome 9, HanXRQr2.0-SUNRISE, whole genome shotgun sequence, the following are encoded in one genomic region:
- the LOC110879561 gene encoding aldehyde oxidase GLOX, producing the protein MTFSTSIITHHLIFILLLLLLHAPPCPASGGSWSILLPSIGISAMHMQLLPNDRVVMFDRTDFGPSQISLPKGKCRHNSTDCSAHSVEYDVASNSIRPLTLRTDIWCSSGALMPNGRLTQTGGWNEGFRVVRNYKPCDKCDWQEIQNGLVQPRWYATNHILPDGRQIIIGGRQTFDYEFYPKMSATENPHSLPFLVQTNDPNVENNLYPFVFLIPDGNLFIFANNRAILFDYSKNQVVRTYPSMPGGQPRNYPSTGSAVLLPLRITNGVVDTVEVMICGGAPKGAFTNALNGKFDRALDTCGRIKVSDQYPKWFMETMPLARVVGDMLLLPNGHVLLINGASAGSAGWELGRNPVLNPVVYGPEDPVGSRFKVQNPSTKPRVYHSTAVLLRDGRVLVGGSNPHDKYVFTDVIYPTELSLEAFSPSYLDSSLVTLRPNIILPKTNSKIRYGKGLAIRFTVSGPVNLNLVSVTMISPSFNTHSFSMNQRLLVLDSSNSTKSVGQSYYTVNVIAPPSGNIAPAGYYLLFVVHKEIPSPGVWVRIQ; encoded by the coding sequence ATGACCTTTTCCACTTCCATCATCACTCACCATCTTATCTTCATCCTCCTCCTACTCCTCCTCCATGCTCCACCATGTCCCGCTAGCGGCGGATCATGGTCCATCCTCCTCCCAAGCATTGGCATCTCAGCCATGCACATGCAACTACTTCCCAATGACCGTGTTGTTATGTTTGATCGCACTGACTTTGGCCCCTCTCAAATCTCCCTTCCAAAAGGAAAATGCCGCCACAACTCAACCGATTGCTCTGCCCATTCGGTTGAGTATGATGTTGCGTCCAATTCCATACGTCCACTTACTCTACGCACAGATATTTGGTGTTCCTCTGGAGCTTTAATGCCAAACGGAAGATTGACCCAAACCGGTGGCTGGAATGAAGGTTTTCGTGTTGTGAGGAATTATAAACCATGTGACAAATGTGATTGGCAAGAGATACAAAATGGGTTGGTCCAACCAAGATGGTATGCAACCAATCATATATTGCCTGACGGTCGCCAAATTATTATTGGCGGTCGTCAGACATTCGACTATGAGTTTTATCCTAAGATGTCAGCGACCGAGAACCCTCACAGTTTACCTTTTCTTGTTCAAACAAATGATCCCAATGTTGAAAATAATTTGTACCCATTTGTATTCCTCATTCCTGAtggaaatttgtttatttttgcaaacaACCGCGCAATTTTATTTgactactcaaagaaccaagttGTGAGGACGTACCCAAGTATGCCCGGTGGTCAACCAAGGAACTACCCAAGCACAGGCTCCGCGGTACTACTACCTTTGCGGATAACAAATGGGGTGGTAGATACTGTGGAGGTTATGATTTGTGGGGGCGCGCCAAAAGGAGCTTTCACTAATGCATTAAATGGGAAATTTGATAGAGCTTTGGATACTTGTGGTCGGATTAAAGTATCCGATCAATATCCAAAATGGTTCATGGAAACCATGCCTTTGGCTAGAGTAGTAGGCGACATGCTACTACTCCCAAATGGCCATGTATTGCTCATTAATGGTGCGTCAGCTGGGTCCGCAGGGTGGGAGCTTGGGAGGAACCCTGTTCTAAACCCAGTAGTTTACGGTCCTGAGGACCCAGTTGGCTCTAGATTTAAGGTGCAGAACCCAAGCACCAAACCTCGAGTTTATCATTCCACCGCGGTTTTGTTAAGAGATGGCCGGGTTCTAGTTGGTGGAAGTAATCCTCATGACAAATATGTGTTCACCGACGTAATTTACCCAACAGAATTGAGCTTGGAAGCCTTTTCTCCTTCTTATTTGGATTCTAGTTTGGTCACATTACGCCCCAACATAATCTTGCCAAAAACTAATTCAAAGATAAGATATGGTAAAGGGCTGGCTATTAGATTTACCGTGTCAGGCCCTGTGAATCTGAATTTGGTCTCAGTGACAATGATATCACCCTCATTTAACACACACTCGTTTTCCATGAATCAAAGGTTGTTGGTCCTTGACAGCAGCAACTCCACCAAGTCTGTCGGACAATCTTACTATACAGTCAATGTGATAGCGCCTCCATCCGGTAATATTGCTCCGGCTGGTTATTATCTTCTGTTTGTGGTCCATAAAGAGATACCAAGTCCAGGTGTATGGGTCCGAATACAGTGA
- the LOC110879560 gene encoding histone H3.3 — translation MARTKQTARKSTGGKAPRKQLATKAARKSAPTTGGVKKPHRYRPGTVALREIRKYQKSTELLIRKLPFQRLVREIAQDFKTDLRFQSHAVLALQEAAEAYLVGLFEDTNLCAIHAKRVTIMPKDIQLARRIRGERA, via the exons ATGGCCCGTACAAAGCAAACCGCTCGTAAATCCACCGGCGGTAAAGCTCCCAGAAAGCAACTCGCCACCAAGGCTGCTAGGAAATCTGCTCCCACAACCGGAGGGGTGAAGAAGCCCCATCGTTACCGTCCCGGTACCGTCGCTCTCCG TGAGATCCGTAAGTACCAAAAGAGCACAGAGCTTCTCATCCGTAAGTTGCCGTTCCAAAGGCTTGTTCGTGAAATTGCTCAGGATTTCAAG ACTGATCTGAGGTTCCAGAGCCATGCTGTGTTGGCGCTCCAGGAGGCTGCAGAGGCTTACCTCGTGGGTCTGTTTGAGGATACTAACTTGTGTGCTATTCATGCCAAGAGggtgaccattatgcccaaagaTATCCAGTTGGCCAGGCGAATTCGAGGGGAGCGCGCTTAG